Proteins from a genomic interval of Plasmodium reichenowi strain SY57 chromosome 13, whole genome shotgun sequence:
- a CDS encoding hypothetical protein (conserved Plasmodium protein, unknown function) — MNLLVICIYYLFFLNIEKNISCSCSTTKNKSNFVSLWDKFGQLFKDKEIEKEKNIITYNFIKHYNNEKYVVEENKKNRYFTGYEINHINRLIYMNSFKTYILSAYIPYIYMSVRDIYIVLKKIKELNFNTVYTFLFWPENEYLEDEYDMNNSKLFYLLNFCASNGLFVILDIGPYINNIYNSNIPTYILFNKKLNDYIRNKYIERKGDLYKYFLSPWENIWKRKRNSLIKETRNLNRQIIEKNINNTKSFYKKNNYTYNNIYSLYYFNRVIKWYNYILPQLKKYMNINNGPIIYLNIDKTFDNYYMYIIIDLKRKKIFNNICNAQNYMEGSNASYYNNKIIDNDDNISSINKSSSSGFFLNCIISFFRRIRRSYIMTLGYLLYIKFNKYLRVIYEYDLGLLFINEINKLVQKHLTKVNILTTNYPYINDEFINSYAGNNCYNHYLKNNWFDNECINLNKPCIWSQVWTGAKYSIHNVNSSSILKRKYDDHILYTSPYVNIERNVVKISSPLPDHDKTNDKKWNQPTGKKDNAKNGKDKKNNNKNNDNKNNDNKNNDNKNNDNNKNNNDNNKNNNDNCNNNNNYFNNYNNSVDNGGSVQNKEELSHDNDDVITNNYKDSKKCYKEKRINMDDINSNVKKKRIQINKNYNYYNNNYIGHIRNFKDLTFNIVVFIAKGGVFLNIFPYYSGNNINNMHSYLEHYSKETGQPLDLYFNQKEPLYSHIKRIFKILYKYGNYLLKDEYYINPIKISNNIDLYDYDIIKIICNYNIKGSTYVKIGHVNYNINSFSCIIYHEYKKKIIYDTSYNYSYEYSYINKKETYTPIDKYLYSLNTINTGPLMCIKEKKQKIIKPTNKNKNKLSKNINIYKKIFTYLFPNNFFHSVYEINVLNHFYLTMDFTKFQWYILSFKNTMNYVKLFISNYSLYIYIYADNKFIYGGFNEYKFIEIMNCKHIYIICVNLGLGFPKEQVRTQFFNYINLNHLKYNYQHNNFHSSSHSSINSDHNMNDQGKPYFNMNKSTSSKNKRAIQESGNGNSKNKMDHDNRKEVLYSDKDEKHLKEHKDPKVMNKLDKNYPNGNNNNKKNYNKGKNFNNNDSSNGYTIFDDLHDYYNKNKTELNHNIYNNFMYDEKNYNMHNYYDEDSTNTYIFIVTRNEYELFNCVGLNGEIIKNEKHMNEYKKMYNFLDYSFVQTYLMNTQSSNTNDLSEQNKRKNKNNNKKDNNDNNNNNNDNHNDNHKKNIKVTSKDTNNKDENYIQPDDDIQINKQHNQINTDYQNYHNNNFKSLLTNKKIEMKSITKAFLNLCTSGFFSFIFNKIKYYCKTGIFKYLSTFNKVNKNNTSTPLTWYTLLYFIKNIDFIRSKYSLKLSAYDKKTKNIDGLFRGFVYINNHFLGSFWITDDVDSYEKEINEDEKLKNGKKIKKEKSKFLNNENLIHIPLTRYMRIPTDWLVEGTNVVIIFDEFGGNPYKVEIVREILHGGVYRLTKKEKYVNWILFLFILSIIVFITYFFFKALHNYFKTKEEKERNKQNYQNIIENIITHNIYINSSYDDITEETNTENIQNVSDFLDS, encoded by the coding sequence atgaaCCTTCTTgtaatatgtatttattacctattttttttaaatatagaaaaaaatatttcctGTTCATGTTCTACTACAAAGAATAAGAGTAATTTTGTAAGTTTATGGGATAAATTTGGTCAATTATTTAAGGATAAGGAAATAGAGAAAGAGAAAAAcattataacatataattttataaaacattataataatgagaAATATGTTGTTGAAGAAAATAAGAAGAATAGGTATTTTACAGGATATgaaataaatcatataaatcgtttaatatatatgaatagttttaaaacatatatattgagTGCATATattccatatatatatatgagtGTACgagatatatatatagttttaaaaaaaattaaagaattaaattttaatacagtttatacatttttattttggccagaaaatgaatatttagaagatgaatatgatatgaataattcaaaacttttttatttattaaatttttgtGCATCTAATGgattatttgttatattagACATAGGTCCATATATcaacaatatatataattcaaatattcctacatatattttatttaataaaaaattaaatgattatattagaaataaatatatagaaagGAAAGGAGatttgtataaatattttttatcaccatgggaaaatatatggaaaagaaaaagaaattcTCTTATTAAAGAAACTAGAAATTTGAATAGACAAATTATagaaaagaatataaataatacaaaatctttttataaaaaaaataattacacatataataatatatatagtttatattattttaatagAGTAATTAAATggtataattatatattaccacaattaaaaaaatatatgaatattaataatggaccaattatatatttaaatatagataaaacatttgataattattatatgtatataattatagatttaaaaagaaaaaaaatttttaataacatatGTAATGCACAAAATTATATGGAAGGATCAAATGCatcttattataataataaaattatagataatgatgataatatatcGTCTATTAACAAATCATCAAGCTCGggattttttttaaattgtaTAATATCCTTTTTTAGAAGAATTCGACGAAGTTATATTATGACTTTAggatatttattatatataaaatttaataaatatttaagagtaatatatgaatatgatttaggtttattatttataaacgaaattaataaattagtACAAAAACATTTAACTAAGgttaatatattaacaacCAATTATccttatataaatgatgaatttattaattcGTATGCAGGAAATAATTGttataatcattatttaaaaaataattggTTTGATAATGaatgtataaatttaaataaacCATGTATATGGTCTCAGGTATGGACAGGGGCAAAATATAGTATTCACAACGTGAACTCTTCGAgtatattaaaaaggaaatatgatgatcatatattatataccTCTCCTTATGTTAACATAGAAAGAAATGTGGTCAAAATATCATCTCCCCTTCCTGATCATGATAAAacaaatgataaaaaatggAACCAACCTACTGGAAAAAAGGATAATGCAAAAAATGGAaaggataaaaaaaataataataaaaataatgataataaaaataatgataataaaaataatgataataaaaataatgataataataaaaataataatgataataataaaaataataatgataattgtaataataataataattattttaataattataataatagtgTTGATAATGGGGGAAGTGtacaaaataaagaagaGTTATCACACGATAATGACGATGTTATAActaataattataaagattccaaaaaatgttataaagagaaaaggataaatatggatgatataaattcgaatgtaaaaaaaaagaggatacaaataaataagaattataattattataataataattatatagGTCATATAAGAAATTTTAAAGATCTAACATTCAACATTGTAGTATTTATAGCAAAAGGTGGagtatttttaaatatatttccatattatagtggaaataatattaataatatgcaTTCATATTTAGAACATTATAGTAAAGAAACAGGACAACCTTtagatttatattttaatcaGAAAGAACCATTATATTCACATATAAAACGTatctttaaaatattatacaagtatggaaattatttattgaaagatgaatattatattaatccaataaaaatatcaaataatatagatttatatgattatgatataataaaaattatatgtaattataatattaaaggAAGTACTTATGTAAAAATTGGGCACgttaattataatattaatagcttcagttgtattatatatcatgaatataaaaagaaaataatttatgatacatcatataattattcttatgaatattcttatattaataaaaaagaaacatatACACCTATTGacaaatatttatattcattaaataCTATAAATACTGGTCCCTTAATGTgtataaaagaaaaaaaacaaaaaattattaaaccaacaaataaaaataaaaataaattatctaaaaatataaatatttataagaaaatatttacatatcTTTTTCCAAATAATTTCTTTCATAGTGTCTATgaaataaatgtattaaaccatttttatttaactATGGACTTTACCAAGTTCCAGTGGTATATTCTATCCTTCAAAAATACAATGAATTATGTTAAACTATTTATTAGTAATTAtagtttatatatatatatatatgcagataataaatttatatatggtGGATTTAAcgaatataaatttatagaAATTATGAACTGTaagcatatatatattatatgtgtaaATCTAGGTTTGGGATTTCCCAAAGAACAAGTAAGAACacaattttttaattatattaatttaaatcatttaaaatataattatcagcataataattttcataGCTCATCACATAGTTCCATAAATTCAGATCACAATATGAATGACCAAGGTAAACCATATTTCAACATGAATAAATCTACATCATCAAAAAATAAGAGAGCTATCCAAGAATCTGGGAACGGTAATtccaaaaataaaatggatCATGATAACAGGAAGGAAGTTCTATATTCTGACAAAGATGAAAAACATCTAAAGGAGCACAAAGATCCAAAGGTTATGAATAAATTGGATAAAAATTATCCAAACGgcaacaacaacaacaaaaaaaattataataaaggaaaaaattttaataataatgatagtAGTAATGGATATACCATTTTTGACGACTTACAcgattattataataaaaacaagACAGAACtaaatcataatatatataataattttatgtatgatgaaaagaattataacatgcataattattatgatgaagATAGTACGAACAcctatatatttatagtaACGAGAAATGAGTACgaattatttaattgtGTAGGATTAAATGgggaaataataaaaaatgaaaaacatatgaatgaatataaaaaaatgtataacTTTTTGGATTATTCATTTGTACAGACATATTTAATGAATACTCAAAGTAGTAATACAAATGATCTAAgtgaacaaaataaaaggaaaaataaaaataacaacaaAAAGGACAACAAcgacaataataataataataatgataatcaTAATGATAATCATAAGAAGAATATCAAGGTGACAAGTAAAGATACTAATAATAAGgatgaaaattatatacagCCAGATGATGATATCCAAATTAACAAACAACACaatcaaataaatacaGACTACCAgaattatcataataataattttaaatcattactaacaaataaaaaaatagaaatgAAAAGTATTACGAAAGcttttttaaatttgtGTACATCTGGATTTTTTTCcttcatatttaataaaataaaatattattgtaaaactggaatttttaaatatttgaGTACATTCAATAAagttaataaaaataatacgAGTACCCCTTTAACTTGgtatacattattatactttataaaaaatatagatttTATTCGTTCTAAGTATTCTTTAAAATTGTCTGcatatgataaaaaaacaaaaaacaTTGATGGATTATTTAGAGgttttgtttatattaataatcattttttGGGAAGTTTCTGGATAACCGATGATGTGGATAGttatgaaaaagaaattaatgaagatgaaaaattaaaaaatgggaaaaaaatcaaaaaagaaaaaagtaaatttttaaataatgaaaatttaatacatatacCATTAACAAGATATATGAGAATACCAACAGACTGGTTAGTTGAAGGTACAAatgttgttattatatttgatGAGTTTGGAGGAAATCCATATAAGGTAGAAATTGTAAGAGAAATACTACATGGTGGTGTATATAGACTAAcgaaaaaagaaaaatatgtCAACTGGATACtcttcctttttattttaagtattattgtttttattacttatttcttttttaaagccttacataattattttaaaacaaaagaagaaaaggaaagaaacaaacaaaattatcaaaatattatagaaaatattataactcataatatatatataaatagttCCTATGATGATATAACTGAAGAAACAAATACagaaaatattcaaaatgTTAGTGACTTCTTGGACTCATaa
- a CDS encoding putative membrane protein (conserved Plasmodium membrane protein, unknown function), producing the protein MKEMCYIVPGELGLLIQVFMGCISLSILFTKYIFEKPKRLFVIFLKDLIIISCGSITLHLVNICLCILLFRYDILLYMYNIHMDECSIYFIHTIIDITLGLYLQYKIFALYKFIKVRNGYLENSSISHIYKPVDALSHYSSFLNFMNNSEDDNKVGPSKELTNIINIISKDKNNNIFYKGYNNNNDKEKEDIYRNYFKTYHDYEEEVTLEANIHEQEKKNIYDLNFLNNKTHTDIFASSKYENIQNSNKQIITYEKEKSMYDFNFYKNIGEKYEDINFLPSIILWIFVILTTKIITLIFFFVLFPLFNFFVIYTIDFIKDTKVKLLLVMIILPFFFNFIMYFFIDTMIQRKHKYKKWHNDDSI; encoded by the exons ATGAAGGAAATGTGTTATATTGTTCCTGGTGAACTTGGTTTACTCATTCAAGTGTTTATGGGATGTATTTCTctttctatattatttacaaaatatatttttgaaaaacCCAAAAGActatttgttatatttttaaaagatttaattattatttcttgTGGTTCTATAACACTTCATTtagtaaatatatgtttatgtattcttttatttcgatacgatattttattatatatgtataacaTACATATGGATGAATGctctatatattttattcatacAATTATTGATATAACCTTGGgattatatttacaatataagatatttgctctatataaatttattaaagtAAGAAATGGATATTTAGAAAATAGTTCCATTTCTCATATTTATAAGCCTGTTGATGCTCTCTCACATTAttcatcttttttaaatttcaTGAATAATTCAG AGGACGATAATAAAGTGGGACCTAGTAAAGAActtacaaatataataaatattataagtaaagataagaataataacatattttacaaaggatataataataataatgataaagaGAAGGAAGATATATATAGGAATTATTTCAAGACATATCATGATTATGAAGAAGAGGTAACATTAGAAGCAAATATTCATGAgcaagaaaaaaaaaatatatatgatttaaattttttaaataataaaacacaTACAGACATTTTTGCTTCTtcaaaatatgaaaatattcaaaatagtaataaacaaataattacatatgaaaaggaaaaaagtATGTACGATTTTaacttttataaaaatataggagaaaaatatgaagaCATAAATTTCTTACCATCTATAATTTTGTGGATATTTGTTATCTTAACAActaaaattattacattaatatttttttttgtattatttcctttatttaattttttcgTCATATATACTATAGATTTTATTAAGGATACGAAAGTTAAACTTTTACTAGTAATGATTATATTAcctttcttttttaacTTCATAATGTACTTTTTCATAGATACAATGATACAAAGgaaacataaatataagaaatgGCATAATGATGATTCCATctaa